In Desulfomonile tiedjei DSM 6799, a genomic segment contains:
- the zwf gene encoding glucose-6-phosphate dehydrogenase produces the protein MALDRESLDTYVDLMVKGQAADVKISPRACVADRPVEPCSLVIFGASGDLTTRKLAPSLYNLYLSEALPESFVILGAARSEMSHEQFQGMIKHALEGMDLTRWDEFASHLYYKQMDLRSIDSFHELSSTLEKLEGKHGTRANRIFYLAIPPSAYGSVAAMLGKAGLSGEAGDGSAWSRLVVEKPFGHDLKSAQELDRQLHEYFNEYQIFRIDHYLAKETVQNVLIFRFANAIFEPLWNRMFIDRVRITAVESLGVEKRAAYYEEAGVLRDMFQNHMMQLLAVTAMEPPAVFEAEPVRDEHVKVFRSLRPIERDDPSKNLLLGQYGPGVVEGKRVPGYREEPGVKPDSFTPTFGMLKVFIDNWRWQDVPFYLTSGKRLAKKLTEIVIYFKNVPHLLFQKVLDEDIIANFLTLGIQPEEKINLTFETKYPGAKVCLRSVTMDFNYQQNYEGPILDAYEKALIDCMQGDQMLFWRQDSVELCWAFLDPVLQHCADCDNLSRLLLPYEAGSWGPDAAQVRIART, from the coding sequence ATGGCGTTGGACCGTGAAAGCCTTGACACATACGTTGACCTGATGGTGAAAGGCCAGGCCGCGGATGTGAAAATTTCTCCGCGGGCCTGTGTAGCGGATCGGCCTGTCGAACCCTGTTCACTGGTGATCTTCGGCGCCTCTGGAGACTTGACCACTCGAAAGTTGGCCCCTTCTCTTTACAATTTGTATCTATCCGAGGCGTTGCCTGAGTCTTTCGTTATCCTGGGTGCGGCTCGTTCGGAAATGTCCCACGAACAGTTCCAAGGCATGATAAAGCACGCTTTAGAAGGAATGGATTTGACCAGATGGGACGAGTTTGCTTCGCACCTCTATTACAAGCAAATGGATCTCAGATCCATAGATTCATTCCATGAACTTTCCAGCACACTCGAAAAGCTCGAAGGCAAGCATGGTACCCGGGCTAACAGAATCTTTTATCTTGCCATACCGCCTTCCGCATATGGAAGCGTAGCCGCTATGCTAGGCAAAGCAGGACTTTCCGGTGAGGCCGGGGACGGCAGTGCGTGGAGCCGCCTCGTCGTCGAGAAGCCTTTCGGGCACGATTTGAAATCAGCGCAAGAGCTGGATCGACAGCTTCACGAATACTTCAACGAATACCAGATCTTCCGCATCGATCATTACCTCGCCAAAGAGACTGTCCAGAATGTTCTCATATTCCGTTTTGCCAATGCCATCTTTGAGCCGCTATGGAACAGAATGTTCATAGACCGGGTACGCATAACTGCTGTTGAATCCCTCGGGGTGGAAAAGAGGGCAGCCTACTATGAAGAGGCGGGCGTTTTACGCGATATGTTTCAGAATCACATGATGCAACTCCTTGCTGTGACGGCAATGGAACCCCCGGCTGTTTTCGAGGCGGAACCGGTCAGGGATGAGCATGTAAAAGTGTTTCGGTCTCTCAGGCCCATTGAACGTGACGATCCGTCAAAGAACCTCCTATTGGGCCAATATGGCCCTGGAGTAGTAGAAGGGAAGCGAGTTCCGGGGTATCGGGAGGAGCCTGGAGTCAAACCGGATTCGTTCACTCCGACATTCGGCATGTTGAAAGTCTTCATCGACAACTGGCGATGGCAGGACGTTCCTTTCTATCTGACCTCGGGGAAAAGGCTAGCAAAAAAGCTGACGGAAATAGTCATTTATTTCAAGAACGTGCCTCACTTACTTTTTCAGAAAGTTCTCGATGAGGACATAATAGCCAATTTTTTGACACTCGGAATCCAGCCTGAGGAGAAGATAAACCTCACATTCGAGACAAAATATCCTGGCGCCAAAGTGTGTCTTCGATCGGTCACTATGGATTTCAATTACCAACAGAATTACGAAGGGCCGATCCTGGATGCATATGAAAAGGCACTTATCGACTGTATGCAGGGAGATCAGATGCTCTTCTGGAGGCAGGACAGCGTCGAATTGTGCTGGGCTTTCCTGGACCCGGTCCTGCAGCACTGCGCAGATTGCGATAACCTGTCCAGACTCCTCTTGCCGTACGAAGCGGGAAGCTGGGGACCGGATGCTGCGCAGGTCCGGATCGCCCGTACATGA
- a CDS encoding sigma-54-dependent transcriptional regulator — translation MQYRLLIVDDDINSAKTLARILGSEGYTTDYVASAEEALTLLGEIDYDLLIIDMILPGMDGLDFLKRAVEINPETLSVVITAYGSIGTAVDALKSGASDFLEKPVVPEKLLLVLSRIFEERQLKREVVALRANLQQRYRFENLVGKHPRMQSIFNLIESLSNMDSSVLITGETGTGKDLVARAIHFHSLRKSGPFVAINCASVPETLLESELFGYERGAFTGAERRKQGKLEQANHGTLFLDEIGDMPYSLQSKLLRTIQDKKIERLGGNRLISLNFRIIAATNKDLSQELTANRFRLDLYYRLNVVPIHLPPLRERLDDIPLLAAHFLEKLAINNNKSQLTLSHRGMFSLMKHPWPGNVRELENVLERAMIMAQDDLIDEIPFSLAGTQVDHSNDNELCLPFDPTLPLKALREETLARMEERYFRHLLKKNKGTVSLTAADAQVDVRTVLRKMKQFGLDKAEFK, via the coding sequence ATGCAGTACCGATTGCTCATCGTTGACGATGATATCAATTCCGCCAAGACCCTTGCTCGGATACTCGGGTCCGAGGGATACACCACGGATTATGTAGCGAGTGCCGAGGAAGCACTGACATTACTTGGCGAGATCGATTACGATCTTCTCATTATCGACATGATCCTCCCCGGGATGGATGGCCTTGATTTTCTCAAACGAGCCGTGGAGATCAACCCGGAGACGCTCTCCGTTGTTATCACTGCATACGGCTCGATCGGCACTGCCGTAGACGCACTGAAATCCGGGGCCAGCGATTTTCTCGAAAAACCGGTTGTCCCCGAGAAACTGCTTCTGGTCCTCAGCAGGATTTTTGAAGAAAGGCAGCTCAAACGTGAAGTAGTAGCCTTAAGGGCGAATCTCCAGCAAAGATACCGGTTCGAAAATCTCGTCGGCAAGCATCCGAGGATGCAGAGCATTTTCAATCTGATCGAATCGTTGTCCAACATGGACTCCTCAGTGCTCATCACAGGAGAAACAGGCACCGGCAAGGATCTGGTAGCCAGGGCTATACACTTTCATAGCCTTCGGAAAAGCGGTCCCTTTGTCGCCATAAACTGTGCGTCAGTCCCGGAGACCCTTCTCGAAAGCGAGCTGTTCGGCTACGAGCGCGGAGCGTTTACAGGTGCGGAACGCCGAAAACAGGGCAAACTCGAACAGGCCAACCATGGCACTTTGTTCCTGGATGAAATAGGTGACATGCCCTATTCTCTGCAAAGCAAATTGCTACGGACGATTCAGGACAAAAAGATTGAACGACTCGGCGGTAATAGACTGATATCACTTAATTTCAGAATTATCGCCGCCACCAATAAAGACCTTTCTCAGGAATTGACTGCAAATCGATTTCGCCTCGATCTGTATTACAGGCTCAATGTGGTTCCCATTCACCTGCCGCCATTGAGAGAGCGTTTGGATGACATACCTCTTCTCGCGGCTCACTTCCTCGAGAAACTTGCCATTAATAACAATAAATCCCAATTGACCCTGTCGCACCGGGGAATGTTCAGCTTGATGAAGCATCCGTGGCCCGGCAATGTGCGCGAACTGGAAAATGTACTTGAACGCGCTATGATTATGGCGCAAGACGATTTGATCGACGAAATCCCGTTCTCCCTTGCAGGCACTCAAGTCGACCATAGTAATGACAACGAGCTGTGTCTCCCTTTCGATCCTACCCTCCCCTTAAAGGCACTCAGAGAAGAGACCCTGGCTCGCATGGAAGAACGATATTTTAGACACCTGCTGAAGAAGAATAAGGGAACAGTGAGCCTTACGGCGGCCGATGCTCAGGTGGACGTTCGAACCGTTTTGCGCAAAATGAAGCAATTTGGGCTGGATAAGGCAGAGTTCAAATGA
- a CDS encoding glycoside hydrolase family 15 protein, which yields MPRDIPVGNGKLLVCFDSYYRIRDLYFPHVGKENHVGGNYFRFGVWIDGRFSWVGEDWKIDLQYMSDTLVTDVNLYNEALGILLRCNDTVDFHENVFVRKMSIENFHEKKREIRVFFASDFSIFGNDVGDTAAFDPKTGGIVHYKDDIYFLVNGKTEDSEGLTGFAVGQKRLGGLEGTYRDAEDGELSGNPIAQGAVDSVISISLQIEGTSTATAYVWICAGRNWEQVRVIDGLVKDKHPDTIISRTSDYWHLWVSKENPRLELLPDELGNLYRRSLLILRTQIDWKGGILAGNDSDVIRFNRDTYSYVWPRDGAIVANALDQAGFSELSQRFYQFAADTLEQGGYLLHKYNPDGTLASSWHPWLNKGHPQLPIQEDETALVIWALWHHFVYRRDVEFIKPLYKSLIKKAADFMCDYRDKETGLPAPSYDIWEERRGILSFTVAAVFSGITAASLFCEAFGEKDVASRYMRAAAEIRDGASTYLWRPELNRFCRMIFRDDKGALQIDSTRDASLAGLFAFGLYSPHDPKIITTMEDLRERLWVKTEVGGMARYEGDIYHRVSNDFPGNPWFVCTLWLADFFADRAETEIEVSPAVELLKWVANHALPSGVLAEQVHPLTGAPLSVSPLTWSHATFVATVHRVLRRLGKIKVCPECGMEVTDQAPKEHWLEKLYADTCNTIYSFCQVR from the coding sequence ATGCCAAGAGACATCCCCGTCGGCAATGGAAAACTTCTCGTGTGTTTCGACAGTTACTACCGCATTCGAGACCTCTATTTTCCGCATGTGGGAAAGGAAAATCATGTCGGAGGCAACTATTTCCGTTTCGGCGTATGGATTGACGGCCGATTCTCCTGGGTGGGAGAAGACTGGAAAATTGATCTGCAATATATGTCCGACACTTTAGTAACCGATGTGAACCTGTACAATGAGGCTCTGGGAATTCTTCTTCGCTGCAATGACACCGTTGATTTTCATGAAAATGTTTTTGTAAGAAAAATGTCGATTGAGAACTTTCATGAGAAGAAACGGGAAATTCGCGTATTCTTTGCCAGTGATTTCAGCATATTCGGAAACGATGTCGGGGACACTGCGGCATTCGATCCCAAAACGGGCGGGATAGTTCATTACAAGGATGACATATATTTCCTCGTTAACGGCAAGACCGAAGATTCGGAGGGGCTCACGGGATTTGCCGTGGGCCAAAAGAGGCTTGGGGGCTTGGAGGGCACCTATCGGGACGCGGAAGATGGCGAGCTCTCAGGAAATCCTATTGCTCAAGGGGCCGTGGATTCCGTTATTTCCATAAGCCTCCAAATTGAAGGCACGTCCACCGCAACAGCTTATGTTTGGATTTGCGCAGGTCGAAATTGGGAACAGGTGAGGGTGATTGATGGGCTTGTAAAGGACAAACACCCTGACACCATCATCTCGCGAACGTCTGACTACTGGCATCTTTGGGTAAGTAAAGAAAATCCCAGGCTGGAATTGCTGCCCGACGAACTCGGAAATCTCTATCGACGCAGCCTCTTGATTTTGAGAACCCAGATTGACTGGAAGGGAGGCATCTTGGCCGGTAACGACTCCGATGTGATCAGATTCAACCGCGATACATACTCATACGTCTGGCCGAGAGATGGGGCTATTGTGGCAAATGCTCTCGATCAAGCGGGGTTCTCCGAGCTTTCTCAAAGATTCTATCAGTTTGCTGCCGATACATTAGAGCAGGGCGGATACCTGCTCCACAAGTACAACCCGGATGGGACACTCGCTTCCTCATGGCATCCGTGGTTGAACAAAGGGCATCCTCAACTGCCTATACAGGAAGATGAGACGGCTCTTGTGATATGGGCGTTGTGGCACCATTTCGTGTACCGCCGCGACGTTGAATTCATAAAGCCTCTCTATAAATCGCTTATCAAAAAAGCTGCTGATTTTATGTGTGATTACAGGGATAAAGAGACGGGACTCCCAGCTCCGTCTTACGATATATGGGAGGAACGACGCGGCATTCTGAGTTTTACGGTTGCGGCGGTCTTCAGTGGAATTACTGCGGCCTCGCTGTTCTGTGAGGCATTCGGAGAAAAAGACGTGGCTAGCCGTTACATGCGGGCAGCCGCGGAAATTCGAGACGGAGCTTCTACCTATCTGTGGCGGCCTGAATTGAATCGTTTCTGCAGGATGATTTTCCGGGACGATAAAGGCGCACTACAAATTGATTCAACAAGAGATGCAAGCCTGGCCGGCCTGTTTGCTTTCGGACTCTATTCCCCTCACGATCCGAAAATCATTACTACCATGGAAGACCTAAGGGAGAGACTATGGGTCAAGACGGAGGTGGGAGGAATGGCTCGCTACGAAGGGGACATCTATCACCGGGTGAGCAACGACTTCCCCGGAAACCCCTGGTTTGTATGCACATTGTGGCTCGCTGATTTTTTTGCAGACAGAGCGGAAACAGAAATAGAGGTTTCCCCTGCCGTGGAACTCTTGAAGTGGGTGGCAAATCACGCTCTTCCTTCAGGCGTACTGGCAGAGCAAGTTCATCCCTTGACCGGGGCACCGTTGTCGGTATCGCCACTAACCTGGAGCCATGCCACATTCGTGGCCACGGTTCACCGAGTCCTTCGCCGCCTGGGAAAGATCAAAGTATGCCCCGAATGCGGAATGGAAGTGACCGATCAGGCACCGAAGGAACACTGGCTTGAGAAGCTGTATGCAGATACCTGCAACACCATTTACAGTTTTTGCCAGGTGAGGTAG
- a CDS encoding sensor histidine kinase, whose translation MYRDLEGEAESRLEKYSCRVLTQLGDRFGAQCLIVLVRDNSNNRGILRLRLTRQQGRWNVETDIPDDNHPRPCRAGHAIRPSFVLKSQFCYYLDLPHRWFGTLNIEFSGITFISSDQDLAIRQELSNFSKDVTILLMDRSLAQLQNALNEEKKVTEVLRALTANLSKELYCLSSIANVIGQSYNVEGVLTRVLEAILPLLRANLGAIYFPDTGQCVSLQSPKSNPKRIEDPWLRYYFESKIRLYGDSSKLDSFTIQSVADHPRFPVVLKAHLTSQGIESVLEFALRHHRDLIGLGFLGLRETKNRPADTRLLMTALNMIGLFLEHISLMGDLERQIKLISKEKRDAERTQRFIIDHVGRSFSSHSFKRSFSKDRLLDEIEHSRNMALLAELASGIAHQIRNPLNNLVYALHLLRQDNVEEGEKKDLIQNITERVELINRMINEFIQYTRTQDVSLCHESINDILNNTLHSFKGWMELARVELVTSFDPDLPMTRADMFLLNQAFHNIIKNAMEAINSDGHLWVFTRKLKIRHGPEPRLEFAQIVIEDDGPGLAEEEIRKVMKPFYSRKEGGLGLGLALVDHIVRVHGGAVTLESRPNGGTKAMICLPIW comes from the coding sequence ATGTACAGAGATCTAGAAGGAGAGGCGGAAAGCCGTTTGGAAAAGTATTCCTGCCGGGTCTTGACACAGTTGGGAGATCGATTTGGAGCACAATGTCTCATTGTTCTGGTTCGAGACAATAGTAATAATCGGGGAATTCTTCGACTAAGACTCACGCGACAACAGGGCAGATGGAACGTCGAAACGGATATTCCTGACGATAATCATCCCCGTCCGTGTCGTGCCGGACACGCAATACGACCCTCTTTCGTTCTAAAGTCCCAGTTTTGTTATTACCTGGATTTGCCGCATCGTTGGTTCGGGACGCTGAACATCGAGTTCAGCGGGATTACGTTTATCTCATCCGATCAAGACCTGGCTATCAGGCAGGAATTAAGTAATTTCAGCAAAGATGTTACCATTTTGTTGATGGATCGGAGTCTTGCACAACTTCAGAATGCCCTGAATGAAGAAAAGAAAGTGACAGAGGTTCTCCGGGCCCTTACTGCGAATCTGAGCAAAGAATTATATTGCCTGAGTAGTATCGCCAACGTAATCGGACAGTCTTACAATGTTGAGGGCGTTCTTACCCGTGTGCTCGAAGCCATTTTACCCCTTCTTAGAGCTAATTTGGGAGCCATTTATTTTCCGGATACCGGACAATGCGTAAGCTTGCAGTCTCCGAAATCCAATCCCAAAAGGATTGAAGATCCATGGTTGAGGTACTACTTCGAAAGTAAGATTCGCCTCTATGGCGACTCGTCGAAGCTAGATTCTTTTACTATCCAATCTGTGGCCGATCATCCCCGTTTTCCTGTAGTGCTGAAAGCACATCTCACATCGCAAGGAATAGAGTCTGTTCTGGAATTTGCTTTGCGGCACCACCGGGATCTTATAGGCCTGGGCTTTCTCGGGCTCAGAGAGACTAAGAATCGGCCGGCGGACACCAGGTTGCTCATGACGGCCCTCAACATGATAGGCCTCTTCCTTGAGCATATCTCTCTCATGGGAGATCTCGAACGGCAGATTAAGCTTATTTCCAAGGAAAAAAGGGATGCGGAGAGAACACAGCGATTCATTATCGATCACGTCGGCAGATCGTTTTCTTCTCATTCTTTTAAGAGATCTTTCAGCAAAGATCGCCTGCTTGACGAAATAGAACATTCCCGGAATATGGCTCTTCTTGCAGAGCTTGCTTCCGGAATAGCTCATCAGATCAGAAATCCTCTGAACAACCTCGTGTACGCTCTGCATTTGTTGCGGCAGGATAATGTTGAGGAAGGTGAGAAGAAAGATCTCATTCAGAATATTACAGAACGTGTCGAGCTTATAAACAGGATGATCAATGAATTTATCCAATACACTCGAACACAGGACGTAAGCCTTTGTCATGAATCGATTAATGACATCTTGAATAATACGCTTCACTCATTTAAAGGATGGATGGAACTCGCGAGAGTGGAACTCGTGACATCATTCGATCCTGACTTGCCTATGACACGAGCAGATATGTTTCTTCTGAACCAGGCTTTCCACAATATTATCAAGAATGCCATGGAAGCTATAAACAGTGACGGCCACCTGTGGGTTTTCACCCGAAAGCTGAAGATCAGACACGGACCGGAGCCGCGTTTGGAATTTGCTCAGATTGTGATTGAAGATGATGGGCCCGGCCTGGCAGAAGAAGAAATAAGAAAGGTCATGAAACCTTTTTATTCCAGAAAAGAAGGAGGGTTGGGCCTGGGCCTGGCCCTGGTGGATCATATCGTCCGAGTTCACGGAGGAGCCGTAACCCTTGAGAGTCGTCCCAACGGAGGGACCAAGGCTATGATCTGTTTACCCATATGGTGA